A region of Myxococcus stipitatus DSM 14675 DNA encodes the following proteins:
- a CDS encoding HNH endonuclease: METLVLSQSYEPVARISWQRAVMLIFQGKVEVVEEYEDRFVRSVTVEIRMPSVIRFFRGQRKGPKGVKFSRENVYMRDHCRCQYCGLKVSRAEATYDHVIPRAQGGKTSWENVVIACVPCNQKKGNRTPEHAKMALRCAPVKPKKLPDVLHLSFIFEKGMPMSWAKFLRDVTYWHGELQT, encoded by the coding sequence ATGGAGACGCTGGTCCTCAGTCAGTCCTACGAGCCCGTCGCGCGGATTTCCTGGCAGCGCGCGGTGATGCTCATCTTCCAAGGCAAGGTCGAGGTGGTCGAGGAGTACGAGGACCGCTTCGTGCGCTCGGTGACGGTCGAGATTCGCATGCCCTCCGTCATCCGCTTCTTCCGCGGGCAGCGCAAGGGCCCCAAGGGCGTGAAGTTCAGCCGCGAGAACGTCTACATGCGTGACCACTGCCGCTGCCAGTACTGCGGCCTGAAGGTCTCTCGCGCCGAGGCGACGTACGACCACGTCATCCCTCGCGCCCAGGGTGGCAAGACGTCGTGGGAGAACGTCGTCATCGCCTGCGTGCCCTGCAACCAGAAGAAGGGCAACCGCACGCCCGAGCACGCCAAGATGGCGCTGCGCTGCGCGCCGGTGAAGCCCAAGAAGCTGCCCGACGTGCTGCACCTGTCGTTCATCTTCGAGAAGGGCATGCCCATGTCGTGGGCCAAGTTCCTCCGGGACGTGACCTATTGGCATGGGGAGCTGCAGACGTGA